The genomic region AATCGATGCGGTGGATCATATAGAGCGCGAGGAGAGGAAGAGATTGGTAGCCACCACGACGGCGGAGACCGCCAGCGTTCGCCGGAACCGGCCGACGAAGGCGGCGGCGAAAAAAGGGAACgggagagagagaagtgagagagATGGGGGGCATCGGGGTGGAGGGGACGACTCAGGTAacaccttttttttcttctctattCGCACAGTAAAAGACAGGTGGATGCAGCGAGGAGGCGCCCATACCGCCACCGTTAAAGGGTTGTATTCATTCCTCTTGGTATGATTATCTTCCGTGTTGCATTAGTTGGAATTCATGGGTTACGTCAGATATTAATTTGAGACCCGGAACCAACTCTTCATATACATCCTCGCTGGAACGTCTGTATGCCTGCCACGGTACTTTACCATATATAGAACGACCCCTTTTTGAACCAGTCTTCATCAAATTTTCATCTGGATAATATTTAGCGCTAAGGACCCGAGCACATAAAGAGTCCGGATTCTGGAAAAATCGCCAACACTGTTTTGCTAACATAGCAAAATTAAACTGTGTAGGTCCCTAAACCCCAATCCCCTTCTGCTTTGACAATGCTGCGCTTACTGATAAATAAAAGTGGCGCCTGCTACGGATCAACCAACTTATTTTCCAGAGAAATCAGTCGGGTCCTGGCCCGTCAGCTACAACGCTGGTAACTCGTTGGATTCAGTCAACGCCCTCTCGCGGGCTCGTCCCTGCTGTCATCGCAGCCACACGCGAGCAACCAAAGCGTGTCGTCGTTGGAAGCAGCGCCACAGGAGGAGTCGCACCATGCCAGTACGCCACCACCTCACCGGCAGCGCAGCCATGCTCCACCACCGGCAACGCTTCGCTGCAGCGCCAACACCGGTGTGGCGCTGCTCCATCGCAGCACCCGACGACCACCGGCGATGCTTCACTGTAGCGCCAAAGCTGGCATGGCGGTGCTCCATCGCAGCACCCTACGACCGCCGGCGATGTTCCAGTGCAGCGGCGCACCCGGCGCGGCGGGTCCATCGCTCCACCAGATGGCCGCCGGTGAAGCTTCATTGCAACACGACCATCGGCACGACAGTGCTCCATAGCAGCACGACGACGACGGAGAGCTGCGACGAAGCACGATGCGGCGGTGGAGGTTGCGACGCAGCACGACGGCGCTCCATAGCAACATGACGACGACAACGAGGTGCTGCGACGAAAGCACGATGTGGCGGCGAGGCTGCGACGCAGCACAGCGGCGCTCCATAGCAACACGACGACGACGAGGTGCCGCGACGAAGcacgaggcgacggcggaggcggcgacgcagCATGGCGGCGCTCCATAGCAGCACGGCGACGACGGGGTGCTGCGACGAAGcacgaggcggcggccggcggcggaggcaGCGACGAGATGCTCCAACGAGCGTGCGTGGGGATGAGAGGGGATCGCGGTGTGGTGGTTGCTGTCATGGCCGCATGCCATCCTTTGGCCTGCAGCAGCGATGGCTGTTGTCATGGCTGCAGCTGCGGTGCTGAGTTCTATGGCGAGGGCCGGTGAGAGAGATGAGGAAAAGAAAAAGCGACTGAAGAGATGCGAGGGGAGGGGAGAGGATAAGGTTGGGGATGAAGCGGTGGATGAACCCCGCAGGTCACGTGTCGTGTTGGAGAGGAGGTTTACGTGAGTTGAAAATCAACCGGATGATTTTAAACATTTCCCTAAATAAAATGTTGGAATTTGTTTCGCCAAATTCCTACGAGTTTCAGGTTTAAAATGGATTTTTTCCGGACgaactagtaagtgtgcacgtgaAACGCACGTCTAGACTAATATGACAATTATATGTTAAAGTTTGTATGCAAAAGAATAATCTAATAACAGCAAGAAATATTTAAAATGAATTGTTGTATACAAAAGGTTGATTTTTCACCAAAGAAAAGGTATTGCATTCATGTTTCAAACCATTAGTACCCTTTTTATTCTATGAATCTTGAATAACATGTTCAAGTACTCAGTTACAATCACTATTTAATGTTTCAATCTACTCAAGATCTACATCTATTGTTAGTAATATGATTATTCTCTTACAAGTCGAACTTCTCATAATCATCTTTCTATTTTGCCGTCGTCATCGTCTCAACCAACGCCATTGAGTATCACATCTCTATGGAGTACGGGAACAACCACTCTGACCTGTGGTGTACATGGCGAGCTTCTTCAAATAGAAGGCCAACAAGAATGTCACTCCGAGCATAAGTTTGGTTGCTTAGCGGACATCCCAGAAATTAGAAATAGATTCCTAACTCACCTACAAGTTAGGCTAGAGTTCCAAGGAATACTGCAATGTGACCATTAAATTAAATAATTGAATAAATACTGCAATATGAAGATTAAAAGTGAACTATGAAGACAAAAATTAGTTAATGCTTGCTGAGCTTGGGTTAGGTAGTTGCATTTTCAATACCAGCTATTATATGGATAACCGCATAccaggaagagaaagaggaagtgACTCAACAACAATAATTGGCCTTAAATAACAACAATCTCTTCCCACTCAAAACTTCTGTCCTTTTAGCCCGCCAAAAAGAAATTTTCAACTTACAATTATCGATTTTGACTAAATTTCAGTTGATGACTACAATGGCAAGTGGATGTGTAGTAGTAGTAGAGCCATGGTTCCTAAACATGCCATGCGATCCGAGTATATAGTCTTCGATGTCGATATCTTTTAATCAACATGGCAAAACCTTGCATCACAACTCGACACCTCTCTGTGAAAAGAGTACAGGCTAGCCAACAAATAACATATCAGAGGTGGTTAGACAGGTATTGAAGAAGAGAATCATTTTTATTGGATAGTATGGTAAGATAACATAAAGCCTAGAGAATCATAATATTCCCCTCAATTGTTACCACAGTATTGAAGAACCATGTACTGACTATGAAGTATTGGTCGATACTAAAAGATGAAGTTGTATAGTAGAGGAACAACAGTCAAACCTGTTAAACACAAGATAAGTACAGAAGAACCTATAGACAGAACGTCTTGCAAACTGGACGATGTATTGTTACATAAATAGCCAAAATGACTGCATGACCATATGTAAAAACTGCACAATGGAAGTTCCATAATTCAGtcacaagaaaacttcggcaaacCAACATTTAGTTATTTAAATAAAAGTTCAGCTTATTTACTACAGAAGTGGCGCTTGGATTAAGTATTTTAAAAACATGCATGCAAGGCTGCCAATACCCATCGGCAGGCCAACATATAAGAACAAATCTTGTATTGCAGATATTCATAGAAGCATGTACTGAATTTTCTGTGCAGGAAATGATTTGCAGTAGATTGTCAAAGAGATTCTGTAGAGTCCTTACATTCAAATAGTCTAAAAACTAACATAAAAATGCAGTAATCCATTGGCATAATGCACTCCATAAAATCATAGTGTACATTTTAGGACTGAGCTAAAAAAAGGAGAAACAATAAAATCATACTGTACAAGATGCTGATCCTCAATCAATAACAGATCAAATGATATTCAAATCCTTTTTAGGAAATAAAAAATAATACTTACCTGCAGAAAAACAATGGATCGACACTCGAAATTGAACTCAGTATATTCTCATCTTCAAATGAATGCAGAAATAAATACTGTGTAGGTTTTGAAGTACAATGATGCTTAAATCAGATCTCTTTTTTCTTGCAACAAACAAGCAGCTTTCGAAGATATATTCTTGATTCATCGGCAAGCTTCGAAACAAAATTCAATTTATTCCCATTGAAAGCTGGATGCAAAATGTGTGATTTTCCATCTCTGCATATGAGGGCATAACCTAAAACAATGCACCTAGGAACATAAGAAAGATCAACGGCGAAAcatttattcttcttctttctaAAGGCCAAAGGCACTCCATGAACTCAGACTCTGCATGCAGTTCCAGCGGAAAGGAAAAGCACGAAAGCTGCCTCTAAAAGCCTCCCGCTTGAAGGGTCAATAAGAATTAAGAAAGGATTTCCTCCTGCAGTATAATAGAGAACCTGATGGGTGGATGCAGAACCTGAATGGTTTTTGTTCATCTGCATAACACATGCACTGCAGTTTATGAGAAACCCCAACAAAATTATATCACCCAAGAGAGGCATGAGCTAGCGCACATTTGCGACCGAAAATAATAGATGCGCCGACCCAGACACGAGTCAAAGCACATGAAACGGTCTATAATAAAGAACGAAGAATTCGACCTGTATATCTGTGAACCTGGCAGCCAGGGCCGGCCAAACATAGGCACACTTCGATTGTCGCATGTGCAAATCGAACAGCTGGAGAGAACAATCCTGTTACCGAACGCAAATAAGAATCATTAGAATGAACCTGTAGAACAGGAAGAACATCATGCTGTATCACACAATTTTTGTTGACGTGTTTTGAAAATTTAGATTTGCATCAATGAAGTTACCACAGCATCCTATCCCGTTGATCTTGTAAGGATACGTACGCACATCGATGAACCACCACCTCCGCGTACATCGTACATCGTTGCCCCGCTGGCCCGGCCATGATGCGCTGGACTTATGCGCTCTGCCAAGCCCTACTCGCGCTCAGCAGCCTGCCTGTTAGAGCCGCTCCATATGCCGGACGACCGCCATCGCCGCAGCCCTGCAGCCCATCGCCGCTCCTGTCGAGCCGCTGCTGTTTGCGAGCTGCTGCATACGCGCCGTGCGAGCCGTGTCGTGGCCACGCAGCTGCAGCCGGACTCTCGCATCCCACACATCGGGCAGCGCCGATCTAGTGGAGGGCGAGCATCGGGCGTTGGAGGTCGAGGCGATGTAGTGGAGGGGGAGGCTGGTGGCGATTGAGGTGAGGTGCGAGTTGCAGCGACCAGGGGAGGGCAGCGAGTCGTGCCTGTGGGAGAGATCGTAgacgcgacgggggcggcggcgctcgatgGGGAGAGGAAGAACGCGAGGTTTggggaaggttggacgaagggcACGGGCGTGATTGCGGATCTTTCCGGTTTGTCGTTACTTTTGTTTTTCTTGTAGCTGTGCGAACGTGGGATTAGGATGGCAGAGTTTTCGTTCGCCAGGGGaacatgtttgcttgtttaatagtagtatataGAAGTATAGATGACACGCGCCGCTCGTCAATCCGGGTTGGCTGTGGTTGAGCCGCGCCGCACGTCCCGGACCACTCCCCCTCGCCGCCAAGCTCCCCGTTATCTCCCCTCTCGCTCTCGCCTCAAAAGTTTCCAGAGCCCCCCTCCCCTGGTCCCTCGCGGCCATCTCCAACAATGGCGACGGCTCACCTCAGCCCGGCGCTCGCGGTCTCATCGTCGCGCCACCTAACCTCCAAACACGGCCAGCCGCCCATCTTCGCGCAGCCAGGCGGCACAGCGGTGCTGCGGTCTTGCTCGCTTCCCTTGTCCTCGAGACTTGCCGCGTCGGGTCGAGGTGGGTGGCGGCTCGCGGCGGCAGTGGAGCCCAGGACCGCGCAGCAGGAAAAGGCCGATGCCTCCTCGAGGCTGGTCCTCGTCGTCGGCGGAACCGGCGGCGTAGGTAGGAGATCAGCTCCTCTTCGCTGCTCTTAATTGCTTATATTCTTTTCTCGAGAAAACCTCCGTACATTGTTGGTATCCACGGATGAGTTCGTAGCGACGGGTGTCAGCTCATAATTCGATTAAGAAATTACTGAAGCCTGCCTCTCTTTTTCTGTATTGTATAAACTATTTTTAGTTTGTGAGAGGAACAAGATTGTTGGGTGTGTCCTCGAAAGGTCAACTTCGACACAAAATGGCGTGGCAGCCCGCCTAATAACTGTCAGTTGTTTTGTGCGTCTGTTTCACCCGAAATTCACCTGTAACCAGCTGCGATTTCTTTCTCTTCCCTACAATTTTTGTTTGCCATCAGGAGTTTTGTGCAAGCGATCTAAACATGCTAGTATTCTATAGGTATACTCCTTTCTGCTTTGCATCTCATGTCAgtctgatatactccctccgttcctaaatatttgtctttttagagatctcaaatggttaccacatacggatgtacatagacatattttagagtgtagattcactcattttgctccgcatgtagtcacttgttgaaatctctagaaagacaaatatttaagaatggagggagtatattactATCCTGCAGTTACAGTTTTCACAGTTACTTGACGAATTTGGGCTAGATATTGATCGTGTAGGATCCTTGTAGGTCAATTGCTGGTAGCATCTTTGCTGAGCAGGAAAATTAAGACAAGGCTGCTCCTAAGAAACCCTGAAAAGGCAGCGTTCTTATTTGGCAAGCAGGATGAGAGTGTTTTGCAGGTAATCTTACATCAACAGCTTCAGCATTCTATTTTCTCCAAACTGTGACTTCCTTATACGAGTCTCCTTTTTTACAGGTTTGTGAAGCGGACACGAGAAATGTTGACAGTTTGAATCCAGAAATGTTTGAGGTTGCTCTCTTCTACTTATTTATTTTGAAGCTGAATCCATGCATAATTCTTCGACCATCTATGTATGCATAATTGAATAAATCAAAATATAGGGTCTATTTTCATAGGGAGTTACACATGTGGTATGTACTACTGGGACTACAGCATTTCCATCAAAACGCTGGGATGGGGATAACACTCCTGAACGTGTCGGTACGTACTGCCCAAGATTCTGCACTTAACTTAGGTCTACTGAAATTGATTATCCGTTTACCGTATGGCAATCCAAAGATTTGGGGCAAGGATAATCCTGGGAGCCTATAAATCTCTCCCGTTCCCTGTAATGGTTCTGGAACTGATGTATTTCCGTTGTTATGCAATGGAAAGGGGGTtagcccggttcaaaaaaaaaaagTCTTCCGCTGTGGAGAAAATAAATATCGAATTGTGACAGTTGCAGAATGCTGATGAGTAATAAATTGTAAGAAAATTGAAATCTCAACATTCATtttcagagcttattatgcaatttTTTTAATCATGAACATGCTTATGGCACATCACTTGCCATTCGTGGCCCAGAAGTGTTTATTCAATTGTTGTAAATTGATAGGGCCAGATCCATCTTTAGCTCATGTATAGCACTAGTTATGAACTCATGGGTGTGGATACAATGTTCTATCACTTATTACTGATGACATGCTATTTAACGTGTCTAGATTGGGATGGCGTCCGAAATTTTGTGAGTGCCATGCCACAGACGGTCAAGAGACTGGTTTTGGTGTCATCGATTGGTGTTACAAAATATAATGAAATACCATGGAGGTATACTTTATAACTCTGATGAAGAACTATGGCATTGTACAATTGATACATATTACTATGTCTAAGTTGTGGAACTTGTGATGAGGAACAATAGAGAgagggaaaagaaaaagaaaatcagaagtcAAACCCATTTGACTACTTCcagatactccctccggtcctttttactccgcatattagatttgtgtcaagtcaaactttgcaaagcttgaccaaatttatattaaaaaatatcaacatctacaatatcaaatatatatactatgaaactacattttgtAATGAATCTAATAATGGTGATTTAGCAttttgaatgttgatacttttttctataagtttggtcaaattaGAGATATTTGACTTCGgataaaacttatatgcagactaaaaaggaccggagggagtactttctACTCCAGCCTAATATTTGCTTGTTTTCTTAGCTTTAGCCACTGTTTTCTAGTCTTCTAGCTCTGAGTAGAATGCTAAATTTTAAGTACTCCCtgcgatccatattaattgtcgctcaaatggatgtatctagaactgaaatacgtctagatacatctgttttagcgacaagtaatatggatcggagggagtaatgtTTTCTAGAATGTTTTAGGTATAACTAGAAGTTGAGTTGTGAAGGCTTCACAaagcctataaatagaggtcccctCCTCTAGTTTGTAACCTGGCTATGTACCCCACTATCTATAATAAAACTTGGTGTTCTTATCAAAGATCTTGGACTAGATCTTGTGCTCTAGGAGTTTTGGACTGAACTTCTGCTGCTAAATTGGCCTATATTcacctctagagcgatatctagcgcatCATGTTGAAGTAGTTCCTTTAACACTAGTGCTGTACActttgtagcagcaaggtggagttgttCCTCCACAACCGTGTGCTGCTTCAACTTGTCATCAATTGTTATGTGGACCAGCCCATCAAACGTGGAGTCTTATCCCTTAATTAGTTTCCTGGTTGATTAAGCATCTCTGTTAGGAAAGAGTCCACTCAGTTTAGAGATTGTATTGGAGTTTAAATAGATTTACCGGCTTGTTGGCCAAGGCTTGTCTGTTATATAAAGTGTCCGACCCCTCTCaataaagaagagaagaaaattGTCGTTTACTTTCATCTACTTTTGAGTAATTAGGGTTAGGTCAGTAGTATATTCTTCCATCAATTGCCTCGAAACAAAAGTTTTTTATATTTCTTGTGATATCCTGAAATTAGACATTTTCCTAAAGTGCCACAACCTGTTTATAGATGCAAAATTTACTTTAGTAATTACTTTCTGTTACTGTTAGCCAGTGTATGTTTTAGTGTAAGACATGCATGCTTGTTTTTTCAATTTAAGTCTCTGTGCATTTTACTTGGATATTTAGTTCTGGTTTAGCTTTACACCGGTTTCTCTATCATGCACTCCAtccgttcactattataagatgttctaacatTTTTCTAAATCAGATGTATGTAGACAAGTTTTGgcgtgtttgttcactcatttcagttcaTATGCAgtctatattgaaatatctaaaacatcttataatagtgaattGAGGGAGTACAATATAAATCTGTTTATCCTTACCTCATACTAGTACGCATTTGCAGTATTATGAACCTCTTTGGTGTGCTTAAATACAAGAAGATGGCAGAGGACTTTGTCCGCAATTCAGGCATACCTTTCACGATCATCAGGTTAATTATTATGTACATACAAGGAATAATCCATGGGCTCATTCATGGACATGTTCTTTTTCTGATATGATACTAGCTGGTTGCAGGCCGGGGAGATTAACAGATGGGCCCTACACTTCCTATGACCTGAACACACTTGTTAAGGCTACAGCTGGAGAAAGACGAGCAGTTGAGATAGGCCAAGGTCCCTCTCCATTTGATGATGAACTACTGCTCTTACTAAGCTCTTTTACGCTCGTAACACTTGGTCATTATCTTATTTCGAAAGGATTGTCTTATCTTATTAGGTGACAAGCTTGTGGGAGAAGCGAGCAGATTGGTGGTGGCAGAAGCATGTATCCAAGCTTTGGATATTGAATCTACCCAAGGAAAAATATACGAGATTAGTTCGGTGAAGGTACTCATGCATGCTTCAGACGTGATGTTAACTTGTGCTTTAAACCTTTGCTTGCATTGTCTATTTATTTTTATCCTGCTATTCAGTTGGACTCATGGCGTGAATTTTGTTAGCCAACTAGCGTTACACGTCAGACCTTGCTCGAAATGAATCGTTGTTTATTTTCCTACTTACCAATTGAAATTTCCTCTTCTTCCGACTGATATGCCTTTTTTTGTCGAATGACTGATATGGCAAATGATGTGGCGCAGGGCGAAGGACCTGGGAGCGACCAGGAGAAATGGAAGCAACTATTTGCAGCTGCTGAATCGAACTAGTGGCACTCTGAAGCACAGAGTGCAGTGCATTTTAATTTATATACACTGTAGTGGAATTCCATACAAGGGCAGTAGCGGTCCAGTACATACATAGGTGCAGAGTTGTCATTGTCGCGGGATTTGGAAACGACTCGCAAACAATCGAGCATAGTACTATGTGCCTTATCCAAGCTATGCGCTCAGGCTTAAAAATGGGAGAATATCATACGGATACCGATATTCGGTGGAAACCGGTATGTTTGTCCTTTTTGTTTAGCGACTCATGGGCTGAATTTGGATACAGATTTCTGTGTGAATAGTAGATATTTTATATTGTATAGAGGTTTCGTCATTTAATTCCGGTCGAAGGGagtatattttttctttttgcctTGCGAGGATAATACTAGTAGATAGATGTTCTTTGTTTTTTGAGAAACatagtaagggcatctccaatggtgaCTCTCAAACCGCCCCTATTCGTCTGGACAGTGCGGTCAAGACGGATAGAGGCGGTTTGAGGGCGGACCGCGCGGTCCGGATGTTCTTTTTCCCGCAAACCGGAAGCAAGCGGTGGGCTTTGCGTCTGGATTGCTGTCACTTCCGCATTTGACAACTCTGGCTCACCCAAAATTATTCCTTGCCTGTGCCtttttgtaacacccacgatgcggttatatctttcacatgtcggagcatgacttagaggcataaccgcatagtaggcatgtcgtaagaggggtaatctttagacatcccatgtactgaatgagaaggagataaagagttggcttacaatcgtcactccacacaatacataaatatagcattacatcatctagaataaaatcaagatccgactacggaaccaaaataaagacaaccccaaatgcatagatccccgatcgtcccaactgggctccactactgatcgtccggaaaggaaacgtaataacgtcccgaatcctcgtcgaactcccacttgagttcggtcgcgtcccctgcactggcatcatcggcacctgcatttggttttggaagtaaactgtgagtcacggggactcagcaatctcacaccctcgcgatcaagactatttaagcttatgggtaggaaaggtagtgaggtggagctgcagcaaacactagcatatatggtggctaacttacgcaaatgagagcgagaagagaagcaaaacacggtcgagaagctacaaagatcaagaagtgatcctgaaactacttacgttcaagca from Triticum aestivum cultivar Chinese Spring chromosome 4A, IWGSC CS RefSeq v2.1, whole genome shotgun sequence harbors:
- the LOC123086408 gene encoding sanguinarine reductase; this encodes MATAHLSPALAVSSSRHLTSKHGQPPIFAQPGGTAVLRSCSLPLSSRLAASGRGGWRLAAAVEPRTAQQEKADASSRLVLVVGGTGGVGQLLVASLLSRKIKTRLLLRNPEKAAFLFGKQDESVLQVCEADTRNVDSLNPEMFEGVTHVVCTTGTTAFPSKRWDGDNTPERVDWDGVRNFVSAMPQTVKRLVLVSSIGVTKYNEIPWSIMNLFGVLKYKKMAEDFVRNSGIPFTIIRPGRLTDGPYTSYDLNTLVKATAGERRAVEIGQGDKLVGEASRLVVAEACIQALDIESTQGKIYEISSVKGEGPGSDQEKWKQLFAAAESN